The sequence below is a genomic window from Tenacibaculum tangerinum.
GGATATTTAGAAACAAGAGCTATTTATAACAGAAGCGAGCACTTCAATAAATTATCAGCAGAAAATCAACGAAACATTCATTTAGGAATAGATGTATGGTGTGATGCAGGCACTGCTGTTCTAGCTGTTTTAGATGGAGAAGTACACAGTTTTAAAAACAACACCAATTACGGAGATTATGGACCAACAATTCTTCTTAAACATTCCATAGCGGGGCAGGAGTTTTACTCCTTATACGGGCACTTATCATTAGCATCTCTTGAAAATTTGGAAGTTGGGAAAAAGGTAAAACAAGGAGCGCAAATAGGAACTTTGGGCGATAGTTCGGTGAACGGAGACTATGCACCACATTTACATTTTCAGCTTATTTTAGATATTGAAGATTATAACGGAGACTACCCGGGAGTCGCTTCAAAAAAGACCTTAGATTATTACAAGGAAAATTGTCCGAACCCTAATTTATTATTAAAATTGCCGGATGAAACGAACATCATGAATTACTAAAATTTGAACCTTTGAAATATAGACAACTTACCAAAGAGCAGTTTGTAGGATTGCATGAAGAATTTGCACGCTTTTTAGCATCGCAAAACATCGATAAAAATGAATGGGATGCACTAAAAAGAGAAAAACCACACGTAGCAGAAGATGAGATGAATGTATTTAGCGATGTCGTTTGGGATGATGTACTCACAAAAACAGCGTACTTAGAACATTTTTCTCCAAAGTTGGTCAACCTATTCAAATGCGAGGATGAAGAGATACATCGTATTGTGATAAAAATTGATAAAGAGGTCAATGTTTTAGAGCAAGAAGGATTTGAGTGGTTACTTAAAAATCCAACCGATGACACCATTGAAATTTTAAGAGGTTCAAAAGCATATCAAGAAGAAAGAAATGTGGAGCTATTCGATTTAATTGAAAAAGGAAGTAACATTTCTAAAGGAGAACTCTACGAATATTTTGACCGATTAACCTCAAATTCATAAAATCTAACCATCAAGGTCTTTCAGTATAGTGATTAAAGCGTCAGTACCCCTGCTCGCTACCTCTTTAATGATCGTCAAGTTGTTAAAATCATTTTTAGTAATCGTAGGTCTTGGGTCGATAAAATAAATAGGCGTATCGTAGGACACGTAGTTGATCAAACTCGCTGCGGGATAT
It includes:
- a CDS encoding DUF6495 family protein, whose product is MKYRQLTKEQFVGLHEEFARFLASQNIDKNEWDALKREKPHVAEDEMNVFSDVVWDDVLTKTAYLEHFSPKLVNLFKCEDEEIHRIVIKIDKEVNVLEQEGFEWLLKNPTDDTIEILRGSKAYQEERNVELFDLIEKGSNISKGELYEYFDRLTSNS
- a CDS encoding peptidoglycan DD-metalloendopeptidase family protein: MTDFLKNISQQPLHVVDASIPLTQYTPISIAASNEELSFDVSSSKEWESYLATFFSKHQKTVAYGGYLETRAIYNRSEHFNKLSAENQRNIHLGIDVWCDAGTAVLAVLDGEVHSFKNNTNYGDYGPTILLKHSIAGQEFYSLYGHLSLASLENLEVGKKVKQGAQIGTLGDSSVNGDYAPHLHFQLILDIEDYNGDYPGVASKKTLDYYKENCPNPNLLLKLPDETNIMNY